GCCCCCGCGACGTTCGGCCGGGGCACGGTCACGCTCGCCGACGGCAGCCGGGCGGCGTCGATCCTCGGCCCCGAAACCAAGACCCTGTGCTACCACCACCAGGCGATCGATCGGCTCGGCGCCGGCCTGGAAGCAGTCGGCTGGGCCGCCGACGGCACCGTCGAAGCCGCGGAAGTGCCCGGCGAGTTCACGCTGGGCGTCCAGTGGCACCCCGAGCAGGACAGCGACGACGTCCGGCTGTTCCAGGCTCTCGTCGAAGCGAGCAAGGAGAAGTGATGACCACGTTCGACGTCCGGAACCCCGCCACCGAGGAGGTGGTGCGGACGGTTCCGCTGACGAGCGCCGAGGAGACCGACGCGGCCATCGCCCGCGCCCAGGCGGCGTTCCCGGCGTGGCGCGACGTCACCCCCGGCGACCGCGCGCGCCTGCTGCGGCGCTTCGCCGACGCCGTCGAGGCCGACATCGAGCACCTCGCGCGGCTCGAGGTCGAGAACTCCGGGCACACCATCGGCAACGCTCGCTGGGAAGCGGGCAACGTCCGCGACGTGCTCAACTACTACTCCGCGGCGCCGGAACGCCTGATCGGCAAGCAGATCCCGGTGCCGGGCGGGATCAACGTCACCTTCCAGGAGCCCCTGGGGGTAGTCGGCGTGATCGTGCCGTGGAACTTCCCGATGCCGATCGCCGGCTGGGGCTTCGCGCCCGCGCTCGCCGCCGGGAACACCGTCGTCCTCAAGCCCGCCGAGCTGACGCCGTTGACCGCCATCAGGCTGGCCGAACTGGCGCGCGAAGCCGGCATCCCGGAAGACGTCTTCCAGGTGCTGCCCGGCAAGGGATCCGTGGTCGGGCAGCGGTTCGTCGGCCACCCGGCCGTGCGGAAGGTCGTCTTCACCGGCTCCACCGAGGTCGGCAAGCAGATCATGGCGGGCTGCGCGGCGCGGGTGAAGCGCGTGACGCTGGAGCTCGGCGGCAAGAACGCGAACATCGTCTTCGCCGACTCCGACCTGGAGAAAGCCGCGGCGACCGCACCCTACGGCGTCTTCGACAACGCCGGCCAGGACTGCTGCGCGCGGTCGCTGATCCTGGTGCAGGCGAGCGCGTACGAGCGGTTCATGGAGCTCCTGGAGCCCGCGGTGCACGGCGTGGTCGTCGGCGACCCCGCCGACGAGAAGACCGAGATGGGCCCGCTGATCTCGGCCGCGCACCGCGAGAAGGTCGCGAGCTACGTGCCGGACGACGCGCCGGTCGCGTTCCGCGGCAGCGCACCCGCCGGGCCGGGCTACTGGTTCCCGCCGACCGTCCTCACCCCGCCCGACCTGCGGCACCCCGCCGCGGCGGAGGAGGTCTTCGGCCCGGTCGTCGCCGTCGTGCCGTTCACGGACGAGGCCGACGCGATCCGGATGGCCAACGCGACCGAGTACGGCCTGTCCGGGTCGATCTGGACTCGCGACGCCGGCCGCGCGTTCCGGGTCGCGCGTGGCGTCGAAGCCGGCAACCTCTCGGTGAACTCGCACTCTTCGGTGCGCTACTGGACGCCGTTCGGCGGCTTCAAGCAGTCCGGCCTCGGCCGCGAGCTGGGCCCCGACGCCGCGGCGGCGTTCACCGAAACCAAGAACGTCTTTCTGAGCACGGAGGAGTAATGGTCCAGCGTTTCGAAGGCCGCGTCGCGGTCATCACCGGCGGCGCGAGCGGCATCGGGCTCGCCTCGGCCCGCCGCCTGGCGAGCGAAGGCGCGAAGGTCGTCATCGCCGACCTGTCGCCGGTCGAGGGCAAGGCGGTCGCCGACGAGATCGGCGGCGCGTTCGTCCAGACCGACGTCACCGACGCCGAGCAGGTGGAGAACCTGTTCCACACCACGGTCGAGCAGTTCGGCTCGGTCGACGTCGCGTTCAACAACGCCGGAATCTCCCCGCCCGAAGACGACTCCATCCTCACCACCGGCATCGAGGCCTGGGAGAAGGTCCAGCGGGTCAACCTGACCTCGGTCTACCTGTGCTGCAAGGCCGTCCTGCCGCACATGCAGCGCCAGGGCCGGGGCTCGATCATCAACACGGCGTCGTTCGTCGCGGTGATGGGCGCGGCGACGTCGCAGATCTCCTACACCGCGTCCAAAGGCGGCGTGCTCGCGATGAGCCGCGAGCTCGGCGTGCAGTTCGCGCGGGAGAACATCCGCGTCAACGCGCTGTGCCCGGGACCGGTGAACACCCCGCTGCTCAAGGAGCTGTTCGCCAAGGACCCGGAACGCGCCGCGCGGCGGCTGGTGCACGTGCCGGTCGGCCGGTTCGCCGAGCCGGCGGAGATCGCGGCCGCGGTCGCCTTCCTGGCCAGCGACGACGCCAGCTTCATCACGGCGTCGCAGTTCCTCGTCGACGGCGGTATCTCCGGCGCGTACGTCACCCCGCTCTAACGGCGCGTCTTGACGCCGTAGACCTCCCTCAGGAACTTCCAGGCGGCGTTGAGCCGCTTGCGTTCTTCCGAGAGGAGCGCTTCACGGCGGCGGAGCACCCGGGTGGCGACTTCGGAGGCCAGGAAGGCGCCGGCGGCGAAGGTCAGCACGCCGACGATCAGGGTCAGGGCGACGATGGTGGTGGTCATGGTCACAGCGTCGGGCGCTCGTGGGCGATTCGTCCCTGCGCAAAGCTAGCCGGTTTCGTTAGCTTTGTGAGGTGACGCACTGGCGCGCCGACGAGTGGGCGGAAGCGGTCCGGGCCGGCATCCGGGCGCGGGGGCTGTCCCTCGACGAGGCCGCGCGCCGCATCGGCGTGCCGACGTCGACGCTGCGCAGCTGGATCGAGCACCGGCACGCGCCGAAGGTGACCGTCTTCGACCACTGGGCCCAGCTCGCCGAGGTGACCGGCCTCGGCGAGGCCGAGCTGCTGCGCGTCGCCGGGGTGCTGCCCGGCTCGCTGGCGTCACCGGTGCACGTCGCGCAGGCGGCGAAGGCGCTGCGGGAGGGCATCGACCAGGCCGGGCAGTTCCTCCGCCAGGCCACCGTGCTGGTCTACTCCTCGCCCGGCACGCAGGTGGCGAACGCCATCGCCGCGTCGCCGATCGACTGGGAGATCCGGATCCGGTCGGCCACCCGCGGCGACGAGATCCGCATCACCTACCACCACTACGTCGGGATCGTGGCGCCGCGGGACCTGCCCTACGACGACGCCGAGGTGCGCCGCATCATCGAGCACGATGTCCTCGGCGAGCTGTGGCGGCCGCTGGGGCTGTACTGGCGGGTCGCCGAGGTGCACGACTGGCACGAGCCGCCCCGGCTGGTGATCCAGGTGCCCGAGCAGGAGGCGACGCGGCCGCCGTCGCCTTCGCCGATCGTTGCCGCACCGCCGGTGGTGGTGCTGTCGCCGATCTGGGGATACGGCGAGCTGCTGGCGTCGCTGGTCGCCGACGGCCTCGGGTTCGGCAACGTCGACTTCCGCTACTTCGGCCTCCCCGACGCGATGGCCGACCGGGTCCGGATCACCGCGCGGGAGCTGGCCGAGCCCGCGCCGCGGCTGGTGCACTCGGTCCCGCCGATCATGCTGCTGCACGGCCTGGCCGTGCCCGACCTGACCGGGCGGCTCCCGGTCGTGGTCCGCTACGGGCCCCGCATGCGCGCCCGCGCGGCGCGGATCTACCGCGAGGCGCTGCTCGAAGCGGGGTTCGCCGACGCCTTGGCCGGCGCACGCGCGATCGAGGAGGCGGTCTCGGCCGGGCTCCCGCCAGGCTGCGCGTACTACGAAGTGACGCTCGCCGACGAGGACGTCTTCGACGGCGACCGTCCTTCGCTGGACCGGCTCAACGACTCGGTGGCGTGGCACGCGGAGCAGATCGTCGAGCAGGTCCTGCTGGGCGCGGGGCACCCGCCGGTGCCTCTGGGCGGCCCGTTGAAACGCCTGGTCCTGCCCTCCGGCCGGGTCCGCCGCCCACCGCCGCTGGCCGGCCAGGTCGTCCGCCGGGTCGCCGGAACGTCATGAACGACCCTTTCCTGTCGTCCGGCGTCATGAACGAGTCGTTCATGACGTCCGGAGCAGGGTCGAGAGCCGGTCGAGGGGGGTGTGGTGTTGGCCGGGTGAGGTGGACGGACCTCGGAAGCGGCGGGTACCGTAGCCCGCACAACTGCAGATCGGGCCGTCGAGCCGAGGCGGGAGAGCCCTCACGAACGTGGTGGGGCACCGAAGGAGCAAACTCCCCGGAATCTCTCAGGTACCCGCTACCGCTTCGCGCGAGGCCACTCTGGAAAGCAGGCGCACCCGCGTCTCACCCAAGGTGAAAGCCGCACTGTGTCTTCTCCCAGCAGCGCGGTGAAACTCTCAGGTGCCATGACAGAGGGGGAGTTCCCAGCGCACCGTTGTGCCCGGTGCCCGGCCCGAGGAGCTCCCGATCACTTCTACGCAGTTCGACGCCCGCCACATCGGCCCGTCCGAGGCCGAACGCGCGAAGATGCTGGCCGAGTGCGGTTACGGCAGCCTGGACGCCCTCGTCGGCGCCGCCGTGCCGAGCGCCATCCGCGCCACCCGTGACCTGCGGCTCCCGCCCGCCGCGTCCGAAGAGGAGGCCACCGCGGAGCTGCGTGCCCTCGCCGCGCGCAACCGCCCGATGACGCAGATGATCGGCCTCGGCTACTCCGACACCGTGACGCCCGGCGTCATCCGCCGCAACGTCCTCGAGAACCCGGCCTGGTACACGGCGTACACGCCCTACCAGCCGGAAATCTCCCAGGGACGGCTCGAAGCGCTCCTCAACTTCCAGACCATGGTCGCCGACCTGACCGGCCTGGCCACCGCGAACGCGTCCCTGCTCGACGAGTCGACCGCCGTCGCCGAGGCCGTCACGCTGATGCGCCGCGCGTCCAAGTCGAAGTCGAACAAGGTCGTGCTCGACGCCGAGTGCCTGCCGCAGACCATCGCCGTGGTGCGGACGCGCGTCGAAGCCCTGGGCATCGAGGTCGAGGTCCGCGACCTGCTGACCGGCCTGCCGGACGAGTTCTTCGGCGTCGTCGTCCAGTACCCCGGCGCGTCCGGTGTGCTGCGTGGCCGCGGTTTCTACCAGGCGATTTCGGAGTCGGCGAAGGCCGCGGGCGCGTTGTACACCGTCGCCGCCGACCTCCTCGCGCTGACGCTGATCACCTCGCCCGGCGAGTTCGGCGCCGACGTCGCCGCGGGGTCCACCCAGCGCTTCGGCGTCCCGCTCGGCTACGGCGGTCCGCACGCCGGGTACATGGCCGTCCGGGCCGGGCTCGAGCGGTCGCTGCCCGGGCGCCTGGTCGGCGTTTCGGTCGACGCCGACGGCAACCCGGCCTATCGGCTGGCGCTGCAGACGCGTGAGCAGCACATCCGCCGCGAGAAGGCGACGTCCAACATCTGCACCGCGCAGGTCCTCCCGGCCGTGCTCGCCGCGATGTACGCGGTCTACCACGGTCCCGACGGCCTGAAGAAGATCGCCCAGCGCGTCCACGGCCTCGCCGCGGGCTTCGCCGACGCGCTGCGCAAGACCGGCGTCGAGGTCGTCCACGAGTCCTTCTTCGACACCGTCGTCGCGCACGTGCCCGGCCAGGCCGCCGAGGTCCACGCGGCCGCCCGCGAAGCCGGGATCAACCTCGGTCACGTCGACGCCGACCACGTGCGCGTCGCCTTCGACGAGGTCAGCACCCCGGCGATCACCGCGAAGGTCCTGCGCGCGTTCGGTGTCGAGGACGAGGTCACCGACGGCGTCGCGCTGCCGAACGGCCTGGCCCGCGAGAGCGGCTTCATGGGCCACGAGGTCTTCGGTACCCACCGCTCCGAGACGGCGATGCTGCGCTACCTGCGCCGTCTGTCCGACCAGGACTACGCGCTCGACCGCGGCATGATCCCGCTCGGCTCCTGCACGATGAAGCTCAACGCCACCACCGAGATGGAGCCGATCAGCTGGCGCGAGTTCGCCGGCATCCACCCGTTCGCGCCGGCCGAAGACGCTTCGGGCTACCACACGCTCGTGGGGCAGCTCGCGGAGTGGCTGGCCGAGGTCACCGGTTACGACAAGGTGTCGCTGCAGCCCAACGCGGGCAGCCAGGGCGAACTCGCCGGGCTCCTGGCCATCCGCGCGTATCACCGCGCCAACGGCGACGAGGGCCGGGACGTCTGCCTGATCCCGTCGTCCGCGCACGGCACGAACGCCGCGTCCGCGGTGCTCGCCGGGATGCGCGTCGTCGTGGTCAAGTGCACCGGCGAAGGCAACGTCGACCTCGACGACCTGAAGTCCAAAGTGGACGACCACCGCGACACGCTGGCGGCGATCATGGTGACGTACCCGTCCACGCACGGCGTGTACGAGCACGACATCGACGAGCTGGCCAAGATCGTCCACGACGGCGGCGGCCAGGTGTACGTCGACGGCGCGAACCTCAACGCCCTGCTCGGCCTGGCCAAGCCGGGCGAGTTCGGCGGCGACGTCTCGCACCTGAACCTGCACAAGACGTTCTGCATCCCGCACGGCGGCGGCGGTCCCGGTGTCGGCCCGGTCGCGGTGCGCGCGCACCTCGCGCCCTACCTGCCGAACCACCCGCTGCTGGCCGCGGCCGGGCCCGAGACCGGCGTCGGCCCGATCAGCGGCGCGCCCTACGGCTCGGCGTCGATCCTGCCGATCTCCTGGGCCTACGTCCGGATGATGGGCGCGCCCGGCCTGACCGCGGCCACGAAGGTCGCCGTGCTGGCCGCGAACTACGTCGCCTCGCGGCTGGCCCCGCACTACCCGGTGCTCTACACGGGCCAGGACGGCCTGGTGGCGCACGAGTGCATCCTCGACCTGCGGCAGATCACCAAGGAGACCGGCGTGACGGTCGACGACGTCGCCAAGCGGCTCATCGACTACGGCTTCCACGCGCCGACGATGTCGTTCCCGGTCGCGGGCACGCTGATGGTCGAGCCGACCGAGTCGGAAGACCTGGGCGAGATCGACCGGTTCATCGCCGCGATGATCGCGATTCGCGCCGAGATCGACCATGTTGCAGCGAACCATTGGAGCGCGGAGGAGTCGCCGTTGCGGGGCGCCCCGCACACCGCGGAGACGCTGGTCGGGGAGTGGGACAAGCGCTACGACCGCGAGCTGGCCGTGTACCCGGCGGGTGTTTCGCGGAAGAACAAATACTGGCCCCCGGTGCGTCGCATCGACGGCGCCCGCGGCGACCGTAACCTCGTGTGCTCCTGCCCGCCCCTGAACGCGTACGAAGGCTGAGATGTCCAAGGAAACCTCCCTGCACGGAGTCCACAAGGGACTCGGTGCGCTGTTCACCGACTTCGCCGGCTGGTCGATGCCGGTCCGCTACGCCAGCGAGCTGGCCGAGCACAAGGCCGTCCGCGAGGCGGCCGGGCTGTTCGACCTCTCGCACATGGCCGAGATCCACGTCACCGGCAAGCAGGCGGCCGACGTCCTGGACTTCGCGCTGGTCGGCAACCTCACCGGGGTCAAGCCGGGCCGGGCGCGCTACACGATGATCTGCGACGCCGACGGCGGTGTCCTGGACGACCTGGTCGTCTACCGCCTGGCCGACGAGCACTACCTGGTGGTGGCGAACGCGGGCAACGCGAAGGTCGTCGCGGACGCCCTCGCCGAGCGCGTCGCGGGCTTCGACGCCGTCGTGGACGACCGGTCCGAGACCACCGCGCTGATCGCCGTCCAGGGCCCGAACGCCGCGGCGATCCTCGCTGCCGTCACCGACGCCGATCTGGCGGCCCTGAAGTACTACGCCAGCGTCCCGGCGTCCGTGAAGGGCCACGACGTCCTGCTCGCCCGCACCGGCTACACCGGCGAGGACGGCTTCGAGCTGTTCGTCGACGCCGACGCGGCGCCGGCGTTGTGGCGTCTGCTCATGGAAGCGGGCGAGCCGCACGGCTTTGTCGCGGCGGGTCTCGCCTGCCGCGACACGCTGCGGCTGGAAGCCGGGATGCCGTTGTACGGCAACGAACTCACGCTTGACCAGAGCCCGTTCGAGGCGGGGCTCGGGCGGGTCGTCAAGTTCGAGAAGCCGGGCGACTTCGTCGGCCGTGCGGCGCTGGAAGAGCGGTCCAAGGAAGACGTCCAGCGGGTGCGGGTCGGCTTGCGGGGCGCGGGCCGTCGCGCTCCCCGGCACGGCTACACCGTCCTGGCGGACGGCAAGGAGATCGGCGAGGTCACCAGCGGCGCGCTGTCGCCCACGCTGGGTTACCCGATCGCCATGGCGTACGTCGATCGGGCGTACGCCGAGCCCGGTACCGAGCTGTCCGTCGACATCCGCGGCCGGATCGAGCCCGTCGAGGTCGTCGCCCTGCCCTTCTACTCCCGCGCGTAAAGGACTTCCCCTGTGAGCATCCCCGAGAACCTGCAGTACACGAAGGAACACGAGTGGCTGAAGGTCGAGGACGGCATCGCCACCGTCGGCATCACGGCGTTCGCCGCGGAGTCGCTCGGTGACATCGTGTTCGTCCAGCTGCCCGAGGCCGGCTCGACCATCACCGCGGGCGAGGTGTTCGGCGAGGTCGAGTCGACCAAGTCGGTCAGCGAGCTGTACGCGCCGGTCTCCGGCGAGGTCGTCGAGGTGAACGGCACCACATCGGACACCCCCGAGGTCATCAACTCCGACCCGTACACCGAAGGATGGCTCCTGAAGGTGCGTCTGACCGGCGACGTGCCCGAACTGCTCCACGCCGCCGCGTACGCCGCGCTCACCCAGGAGAACTGATGACGACCTTCGACTCGCCTCTGTCCGAAGTCGACCCCGAGGTCGCCGCGGCCGTCGCCGACGAGCTGACCCGCCAGCAGTCCACCCTGGAGATGATCGCGTCCGAGAACTTCGCCCCGGTGGGCGTGCTCGAGGCGCAGGGCTCGGTGCTGACCAACAAGTACGCCGAGGGCTACCCGGGCCGCCGCTACTACGGCGGCTGCGAGCACGTCGACGTCGTCGAGCAGCTCGCCATCGACCGCGCGAAGGCCCTGTTCGGCGCCGAGCACGCCAACGTCCAGCCGCACTCGGGCGCGCAGGCCAACGCGGCCGCGATGTTCGCGGTGCTCAAGCCGGGCGACACGATCCTCGGCCTCGACCTGGCGCACGGCGGCCACCTGACGCACGGGATGAAGATCAATTTCTCGGGCAAGCTGTACAACGTCGTCGCCTACCACGTCGACAAAGAGACCGGGATCGTCGACCTGGCCGAGATCGAGCGGCTGGCGGTCGAGCACCGGCCGAAGCTGATCATCGCCGGCTGGTCGGCGTACCCGCGTCAGCTGGACTTCGCCGAGTTCCGCCGCATCGCGGACCTCGTCGACGCCCGCCTGATGGTGGACATGGCGCACTTCGCCGGGCTGGTCGCGGCCGGGCTGCACCCGTCGCCGGTGCCGCACGCCGACATCGTCACCACGACCACGCACAAGACCCTCGGCGGCCCGCGCGGCGGACTCATTCTCTGCCGCGAGGAACTCGCGAAGAAGATCAACTCGGCGGTGTTCCCCGGCCAGCAGGGCGGGCCGCTGGAGCACGTCATCGCGGCCAAGGCCGTCGCGCTGAAGATCGCCGCGAGCGACGAGTTCCGCGAGCGCCAGCAGCGCACCCTGGAGGGCTCGCGGATCATCGCCGCGCGGCTGTCGCAGGCGGACTGTGCCGCGGCGGGGGTGCGCGTGCTGACCGGCGGCACCGACGTCCACCTCGTCCTGGTCGACCTCGTTCAGTCCACTCTGGACGGTCAGCAGGCCGAGGACCGGCTGCACGAGGTCGGCATCACGGTCAACCGCAACGCCGTCCCGTTCGACCCGCGCCCGCCGATGGTCACCTCCGGCCTGCGGATCGGCACCCCGGCGCTGGCGACCCGCGGCTTCGGCGCGGACGACTTCGCCGAGGTCGCCGACATCATCGCGGAAGCCCTGAAGCCGGGCTTCGACGACGCGGTGCGTTCCAAGCTCCGCGACCGCGTCGAGACCCTCGCGGCGAAGCACCCGTTGTACGCGGGCCTGTCGCGATGAGCGCGCAGCCCGAGGGCCGGAAGCTGTTGCGTCTCGAGGTTCGCAACAGTGAGACGCCGATCGAGAAGAAGCCGTCGTGGATCAAGACGCGGGTGCGGATGGGGCCGGAGTTCACCGAGCTCAAGGGTCTCGTGCGCCGCGAAGGACTCCACACGGTGTGCGAAGAAGCCGGTTGTCCCAACATTTACGAATGCTGGGAAGACCGTGAGGCCACGTTCCTGATCGGCGGTGACCAGTGCACCCGCCGGTGCGATTTCTGCCAGATCGATACGGGTAAGCCCGCTGCGTTGGACACTTCGGAGCCGCGGAAGGTCGCGGAGTCCGTTCAGGCCATGGGGCTGCGGTATTCGACGGTCACGGGCGTGGCTCGGGATGACTTGGCTGATGGTGGCGCGTGGCTGTACGCCGAGACCGTCCGGCAGATCCACGACTTGAACCCCGGTACCGGCGTGGAACTGCTGATTCCGGACTTCAACGCGGACCCGGCGCAGCTGGCCGAGGTCTTCGGGTCGCGGCCGGAAGTCCTTGCCCACAACGTGGAAACGGTGCCGCGGATCTTCAAGCGGATCCGTCCCGGCTTCCGCTACGCGCGGTCGCTCGAGGTCATCACCAAGGCGCGTGAGTTCGGCCTGGTCACGAAGTCGAACCTCATTCTGGGTATGGGTGAGACGCCCGACGAGGTGGCGCCGGCGATGCAGGATCTGGTGGATGCGGGGTGCGAGATCTTGACGATCACGCAGTACCTGCGACCGTCACCGCGGCACCACCCGGTGGACCGCTGGGTGAAGCCGGAGGAGTTCGTCGTGCATTCTCAGGCTGCTGAGGCGATGGGCTTCGCGGGCGTGATGGCGGGGCCGCTGGTGCGGTCGTCGTACCGCGCGGGACGGCTCTACGCGCAGACCAAGGGCTACCGTGGGGAGGAGCTGCCGGAGAACCTGCAGCACCTCGCCGACCAGGGCCCGGCCGCGCAAGAAGCCAGCTCCCTGCTGGCGCGATAGGAAGGGGCGGATCAATGGCGATCAGCGTCTTCGACCTGTTTTCCATCGGCATCGGCCCGTCGAGCTCCCACACCGTCGGGCCGATGCGGGCGGCACGGACCTTTGTGGACGGACTCGGCGACGATCTCGCCGCGACCGCCCGGGTCCAGGCCGAACTGTTCGGTTCACTCGGCGCGACCGGCTTCGGCCACGGCAGCGACAAAGCCGTCCTGCTCGGACTTTCGGGTTCGCGTCCCGAAGAGATCGACACCGACACCGTGCCGGTGCGCATCGCCCAGATCCGTGAGTCCGGGCGACTGCTTCTGGCCGGCACAAACGAGATCGCGTTCACCGAGGACACCGACCTCACGATGCACCGGCGCAAGTCGTTGCCGGCACACCCGAACGGCATGATCTTCCGCGCGTTCGACGCGGCCGGTGGACTGCTGCGGGAGCGGACGTACTACTCGGTCGGCGGCGGTTTCGTCCGCGACGAGTCGTACGAGACGGACGCGGTGTTCGTCGAGGACGCGACGCCGGTGCCGTACCCGTTCCGCACGGGCGCCGACCTGCTCGGGCACTGCGCGTCGACGGGGCTGCCGATCAGCGAGATCATGATGGCGAACGAGCTGTCGTGGCGTTCGCGTGAGGAGGTCCGCGACGGGCTCCTGGCGATCTGGGCGGTCATGGCCGAGTGTGTCCGCAACGGCTGCTCGCACGAAGGAGTCCTGCCGGGCGGCCTGAAGGTGCCGCGACGCGCGAAGGCGCTGCACGAGAAGCTCCTGGCCGAGGACGGCGCGGACGACCCGCTGTACGCGATGGACTGGGTCAGCCTGTACGCGCTGGCGGTCAACGAGGAGAACGCCGCGGGCGGCCGAGTGGTGACGGCCCCGACCAACGGCGCCGCCGGCATCATCCCCGCCGTGCTGCACTACTACCAGCGGTTCATCCGGCACTCGTCGGACGACGGCATCGTGACGTTCCTGCTCACCGCGGGCGCGATCGGCTCGATCCTCAAGCAGACGGGCTCGATCTCCGGCGCCGAGGTCGGCTGCCAGGGCGAGGTCGGCTCGGCCTCGGCGATGGCGGCGGCGGCCCTGACCGAAGTCCTCGGCGGCACCCCGGCCCAGGTGGAGAACGCGGCGGAGATCGGCGTGGAACACCACCTCGGCCTGACGTGCGACCCGGTCGGCGGCCTGGTCCAGATCCCGTGCATCGAGCGCAACGCGGTCGGCGCGTCGAAGGCCATCCACGCGGCAAGGATGGCCATGCGCGGCGACGGGAGCCACGTGGTGACCCTGGACAAGGCGATCAAGACGATGCGCGAGACGGGCGCGGACATGAGCGTGAAGTACAAGGAGACCGCCCGCGGCGGCCTGGCGGTGAACGTCATCGAGTGCTGACGCCGGGCTCCTCCGGTTCGGTCGCCAGCCTCAGGCCGACCTCCACCAGGGTCCAGCCCAGCTGTTGCCGTCTGCTGCCCGTGCGGCGGCGAGGATTCGCCCGGCCCGGCGGCCGGTTGCGCACGCCGTGGTGGAGTTCGGTCTCGCGCTCGTGGACCAGGTCCTCGGCCATCAAGAAGTGCACCGGATCGCCCCCTGCGTCGATGTTCGGTGTCGTGGTCCCATCGTCGCCGAGTGTGGTCGTTGTCTGCCACTGGTTTTCCGTGCGGCGAACACAGGGTGACCGGCACCCCCGGAACTCGGCCTAGACTCGCGGGATGGAGTCGACCTCGGTGGTGAATGCCGGTGAAGCGCTGTTCCGGCCGGTCCGGACGGGCAACGCCTTCGAGGAAACCGTCGAGCGGCTGCTGCAGGCGATCCGGCTCGGCGTGGTCGGCGCGGGGGAGCGGCTGCCCTCGGAGCGCGAGCTCGCCGAGCGGCTCGGCGTCAGCCGGGTCACGTTGCGCGAAGCCATTCGCGCGCTCTCCGATGCCGGTTACGTGGAGTCACGGCGGGGTCGGTACGGCGGCACGTTCGTGAACGAAAGCCTGCCCGGGCCCGAGCGGTCACCCGGCGGCAAGGTCGACTCCGTCGCGCTGGAGGACGCGCT
This window of the Amycolatopsis balhimycina FH 1894 genome carries:
- a CDS encoding aldehyde dehydrogenase family protein; translation: MTTFDVRNPATEEVVRTVPLTSAEETDAAIARAQAAFPAWRDVTPGDRARLLRRFADAVEADIEHLARLEVENSGHTIGNARWEAGNVRDVLNYYSAAPERLIGKQIPVPGGINVTFQEPLGVVGVIVPWNFPMPIAGWGFAPALAAGNTVVLKPAELTPLTAIRLAELAREAGIPEDVFQVLPGKGSVVGQRFVGHPAVRKVVFTGSTEVGKQIMAGCAARVKRVTLELGGKNANIVFADSDLEKAAATAPYGVFDNAGQDCCARSLILVQASAYERFMELLEPAVHGVVVGDPADEKTEMGPLISAAHREKVASYVPDDAPVAFRGSAPAGPGYWFPPTVLTPPDLRHPAAAEEVFGPVVAVVPFTDEADAIRMANATEYGLSGSIWTRDAGRAFRVARGVEAGNLSVNSHSSVRYWTPFGGFKQSGLGRELGPDAAAAFTETKNVFLSTEE
- a CDS encoding 3-oxoacyl-ACP reductase, producing the protein MVQRFEGRVAVITGGASGIGLASARRLASEGAKVVIADLSPVEGKAVADEIGGAFVQTDVTDAEQVENLFHTTVEQFGSVDVAFNNAGISPPEDDSILTTGIEAWEKVQRVNLTSVYLCCKAVLPHMQRQGRGSIINTASFVAVMGAATSQISYTASKGGVLAMSRELGVQFARENIRVNALCPGPVNTPLLKELFAKDPERAARRLVHVPVGRFAEPAEIAAAVAFLASDDASFITASQFLVDGGISGAYVTPL
- a CDS encoding helix-turn-helix domain-containing protein; protein product: MTHWRADEWAEAVRAGIRARGLSLDEAARRIGVPTSTLRSWIEHRHAPKVTVFDHWAQLAEVTGLGEAELLRVAGVLPGSLASPVHVAQAAKALREGIDQAGQFLRQATVLVYSSPGTQVANAIAASPIDWEIRIRSATRGDEIRITYHHYVGIVAPRDLPYDDAEVRRIIEHDVLGELWRPLGLYWRVAEVHDWHEPPRLVIQVPEQEATRPPSPSPIVAAPPVVVLSPIWGYGELLASLVADGLGFGNVDFRYFGLPDAMADRVRITARELAEPAPRLVHSVPPIMLLHGLAVPDLTGRLPVVVRYGPRMRARAARIYREALLEAGFADALAGARAIEEAVSAGLPPGCAYYEVTLADEDVFDGDRPSLDRLNDSVAWHAEQIVEQVLLGAGHPPVPLGGPLKRLVLPSGRVRRPPPLAGQVVRRVAGTS
- the gcvP gene encoding aminomethyl-transferring glycine dehydrogenase, translating into MTSTQFDARHIGPSEAERAKMLAECGYGSLDALVGAAVPSAIRATRDLRLPPAASEEEATAELRALAARNRPMTQMIGLGYSDTVTPGVIRRNVLENPAWYTAYTPYQPEISQGRLEALLNFQTMVADLTGLATANASLLDESTAVAEAVTLMRRASKSKSNKVVLDAECLPQTIAVVRTRVEALGIEVEVRDLLTGLPDEFFGVVVQYPGASGVLRGRGFYQAISESAKAAGALYTVAADLLALTLITSPGEFGADVAAGSTQRFGVPLGYGGPHAGYMAVRAGLERSLPGRLVGVSVDADGNPAYRLALQTREQHIRREKATSNICTAQVLPAVLAAMYAVYHGPDGLKKIAQRVHGLAAGFADALRKTGVEVVHESFFDTVVAHVPGQAAEVHAAAREAGINLGHVDADHVRVAFDEVSTPAITAKVLRAFGVEDEVTDGVALPNGLARESGFMGHEVFGTHRSETAMLRYLRRLSDQDYALDRGMIPLGSCTMKLNATTEMEPISWREFAGIHPFAPAEDASGYHTLVGQLAEWLAEVTGYDKVSLQPNAGSQGELAGLLAIRAYHRANGDEGRDVCLIPSSAHGTNAASAVLAGMRVVVVKCTGEGNVDLDDLKSKVDDHRDTLAAIMVTYPSTHGVYEHDIDELAKIVHDGGGQVYVDGANLNALLGLAKPGEFGGDVSHLNLHKTFCIPHGGGGPGVGPVAVRAHLAPYLPNHPLLAAAGPETGVGPISGAPYGSASILPISWAYVRMMGAPGLTAATKVAVLAANYVASRLAPHYPVLYTGQDGLVAHECILDLRQITKETGVTVDDVAKRLIDYGFHAPTMSFPVAGTLMVEPTESEDLGEIDRFIAAMIAIRAEIDHVAANHWSAEESPLRGAPHTAETLVGEWDKRYDRELAVYPAGVSRKNKYWPPVRRIDGARGDRNLVCSCPPLNAYEG
- the gcvT gene encoding glycine cleavage system aminomethyltransferase GcvT gives rise to the protein MSKETSLHGVHKGLGALFTDFAGWSMPVRYASELAEHKAVREAAGLFDLSHMAEIHVTGKQAADVLDFALVGNLTGVKPGRARYTMICDADGGVLDDLVVYRLADEHYLVVANAGNAKVVADALAERVAGFDAVVDDRSETTALIAVQGPNAAAILAAVTDADLAALKYYASVPASVKGHDVLLARTGYTGEDGFELFVDADAAPALWRLLMEAGEPHGFVAAGLACRDTLRLEAGMPLYGNELTLDQSPFEAGLGRVVKFEKPGDFVGRAALEERSKEDVQRVRVGLRGAGRRAPRHGYTVLADGKEIGEVTSGALSPTLGYPIAMAYVDRAYAEPGTELSVDIRGRIEPVEVVALPFYSRA
- the gcvH gene encoding glycine cleavage system protein GcvH: MSIPENLQYTKEHEWLKVEDGIATVGITAFAAESLGDIVFVQLPEAGSTITAGEVFGEVESTKSVSELYAPVSGEVVEVNGTTSDTPEVINSDPYTEGWLLKVRLTGDVPELLHAAAYAALTQEN